One part of the Anopheles coustani chromosome 2, idAnoCousDA_361_x.2, whole genome shotgun sequence genome encodes these proteins:
- the LOC131263010 gene encoding cytokine-like nuclear factor N-PAC isoform X3 — MSDKGYAVNDLVWAKMKGFSPWPGRISVPPAELRRIPVKKNNPVKCIFFFGSNNYAWIEETQIKPYQEFKDKLLNSCKTAQFKEAVQQIEEFMVDPEKFQPLFVGENELANRPDPDVEFNKLREGGTGSGTEESGTEDTPTVNNTTTPAALETVEDGNATPLAKKTAKKKTSATKVRAIGTKAKASPLEDVSATPTPKRKKKLLDDTGDLSGLDLDSYASPVRRSAPISHLLNRPVTVTRPDTPEIDMSTVSDAVTSRNIQASQLKFGFLGLGIMGCGIVKNLIKSGHSVVVWNRTPSKCRKFEEVGAEVAPTPCDVVEMTDVTYSCVSDPQVAKDLVFGNCGVIQASLTNKGYVEMTGIDPESSQDIAEAVVRKGGRYLEAQIQGSKTQAEEGTLIILASGDRLLFEDCQSCFEAISRNSFYLGDVGNATKMNLVLQMVSGIALAGIAEALALADRAGLQQKDVLEVLELTSMSSEMLLQKGKAIIKGEFPTHHALKYMQKDLKLALGLADGLEQSSPITAASNEVFKHAKRLGYGSHDASAVYVRARF, encoded by the exons atgtctgACAAGGGATACGCAGTAAACGATTTGGTTTG gGCCAAAATGAAGGGTTTCTCGCCCTGGCCGGGTCGTATTTCGGTCCCACCGGCCGAGCTCCGCAGGATTCCGGTCAAAAAGAACAACCCCGTCAAATGCATATTCTTCTTCGGCAGCAACAACTA TGCTTGGATCGAGGAAACGCAGATTAAACCGTACCAGGAGTTTAAGGACAAACTGCTAAATTCATGCAAAACTGCCCAATTCAAAGAGGCTGTGCAGCAGATAGAGGAGTTCATGGTTGATCCGGAG AAATTCCAGCCCTTATTCGTGGGCGAAAACGAGTTGGCTAATCGTCCGGATCCGGATGTGGAGTTTAACAAGCTCCGCGAGGGTGGCACCGGAAGTGGTACCGAGGAAAGCGGTACTGAAGACACGCCCACGGTCAACAACACGACGACACCGGCCGCACTTGAGACGGTAGAAGATGGCAACGCCACGCCATTGGCAAAGAAGACCGCAAAGAAGAAA ACATCCGCCACGAAGGTTCGTGCGATCGGCACCAAAGCAAAGGCGTCCCCGCTCGAGGATGTTTCTGCAACGCCCACACCGAAGCGCAAGAAGAAGCTGCTGGACGATACCGGTGATCTGTCCGGGCTCGATCTGGATAGTTACGCCAGCCCGGTACGCCGCAGTGCACCGATTTCGCATCTGCTTAACCGCCCCGTGACCGTCACCCGCCCCGACACACCGGAGATCGACATGTCGACCGTCTCGGACGCGGTCACGTCACGTAACATTCAGGCGTCGCAGCTGAAGTTCGGCTTTCTGGGCCTCGGCATTATGGGGTGCGGCATCGTGAAAAATCTTATCAAATCCGGTCACTCGGTAGTGGTGTGGAACCGGACCCCCAGCAAGTGCCGTAAGTTCGAGGAGGTGGGCGCCGAGGTAGCCCCGACACCGTGCGATGTTGTGGAGATGACGGACGTTACGTACTCTTGCGTATCCGATCCGCAGGTGGCCAAGGAT CTGGTGTTCGGAAACTGTGGCGTTATCCAGGCATCATTGACGAACAAAGGCTATGTTGAAATGACAGGCATCGACCCCGAATCTTCTCAGGACATCGCAGAGGCCGTCGTTCGTAAGGGAGGCCGGTATTTGGAAGCACAA ATTCAAGGCTCAAAGACCCAAGCGGAGGAGGGCACACTAATCATTTTGGCGAGCGGCGATCGGTTGCTGTTCGAGGACTGCCAAAGCTGCTTCGAGGCGATCTCACGTAACTCCTTCTATCTCGGGGACGTGGGCAATGCGACCAAGATGAATCTGGTCCTGCAGATGGTTTCCGGCATCGCACTGGCCGGTATTGCCGAGGCGTTGGCTTTGG CGGATAGAGCTGGTCTTCAACAGAAGGACGTTCTCGAGGTTCTCGAGCTAACGAGCATGTCATCGGAAATGCTCCTACAGAAAGGAAAAG CCATCATAAAGGGCGAGTTCCCGACGCACCATGCGTTGAAATACATGCAGAAGGACCTGAAGCTGGCGCTCGGATTGGCCGACGGGTTGGAGCAATCCTCCCCGATCACGGCCGCCTCGAACGAGGTGTTCAAGCACGCCAAGCGTCTCGGTTACGGCTCGCACGACGCCAGTGCAGTCTATGTGCGAGCACGGTTTTAA
- the LOC131263010 gene encoding cytokine-like nuclear factor N-PAC isoform X2 codes for MSDKGYAVNDLVWAKMKGFSPWPGRISVPPAELRRIPVKKNNPVKCIFFFGSNNYAWIEETQIKPYQEFKDKLLNSCKTAQFKEAVQQIEEFMVDPEKFQPLFVGENELANRPDPDVEFNKLREGGTGSGTEESGTEDTPTVNNTTTPAALETVEDGNATPLAKKTAKKKVRASLPIKLNVDKTSATKVRAIGTKAKASPLEDVSATPTPKRKKKLLDDTGDLSGLDLDSYASPVRRSAPISHLLNRPVTVTRPDTPEIDMSTVSDAVTSRNIQASQLKFGFLGLGIMGCGIVKNLIKSGHSVVVWNRTPSKCRKFEEVGAEVAPTPCDVVEMTDVTYSCVSDPQVAKDLVFGNCGVIQASLTNKGYVEMTGIDPESSQDIAEAVVRKGGRYLEAQIQGSKTQAEEGTLIILASGDRLLFEDCQSCFEAISRNSFYLGDVGNATKMNLVLQMVSGIALAGIAEALALADRAGLQQKDVLEVLELTSMSSEMLLQKGKAIIKGEFPTHHALKYMQKDLKLALGLADGLEQSSPITAASNEVFKHAKRLGYGSHDASAVYVRARF; via the exons atgtctgACAAGGGATACGCAGTAAACGATTTGGTTTG gGCCAAAATGAAGGGTTTCTCGCCCTGGCCGGGTCGTATTTCGGTCCCACCGGCCGAGCTCCGCAGGATTCCGGTCAAAAAGAACAACCCCGTCAAATGCATATTCTTCTTCGGCAGCAACAACTA TGCTTGGATCGAGGAAACGCAGATTAAACCGTACCAGGAGTTTAAGGACAAACTGCTAAATTCATGCAAAACTGCCCAATTCAAAGAGGCTGTGCAGCAGATAGAGGAGTTCATGGTTGATCCGGAG AAATTCCAGCCCTTATTCGTGGGCGAAAACGAGTTGGCTAATCGTCCGGATCCGGATGTGGAGTTTAACAAGCTCCGCGAGGGTGGCACCGGAAGTGGTACCGAGGAAAGCGGTACTGAAGACACGCCCACGGTCAACAACACGACGACACCGGCCGCACTTGAGACGGTAGAAGATGGCAACGCCACGCCATTGGCAAAGAAGACCGCAAAGAAGAAAGTACGTGCCTCGTTGCCAATCAAGTTGAACGTGGATAAG ACATCCGCCACGAAGGTTCGTGCGATCGGCACCAAAGCAAAGGCGTCCCCGCTCGAGGATGTTTCTGCAACGCCCACACCGAAGCGCAAGAAGAAGCTGCTGGACGATACCGGTGATCTGTCCGGGCTCGATCTGGATAGTTACGCCAGCCCGGTACGCCGCAGTGCACCGATTTCGCATCTGCTTAACCGCCCCGTGACCGTCACCCGCCCCGACACACCGGAGATCGACATGTCGACCGTCTCGGACGCGGTCACGTCACGTAACATTCAGGCGTCGCAGCTGAAGTTCGGCTTTCTGGGCCTCGGCATTATGGGGTGCGGCATCGTGAAAAATCTTATCAAATCCGGTCACTCGGTAGTGGTGTGGAACCGGACCCCCAGCAAGTGCCGTAAGTTCGAGGAGGTGGGCGCCGAGGTAGCCCCGACACCGTGCGATGTTGTGGAGATGACGGACGTTACGTACTCTTGCGTATCCGATCCGCAGGTGGCCAAGGAT CTGGTGTTCGGAAACTGTGGCGTTATCCAGGCATCATTGACGAACAAAGGCTATGTTGAAATGACAGGCATCGACCCCGAATCTTCTCAGGACATCGCAGAGGCCGTCGTTCGTAAGGGAGGCCGGTATTTGGAAGCACAA ATTCAAGGCTCAAAGACCCAAGCGGAGGAGGGCACACTAATCATTTTGGCGAGCGGCGATCGGTTGCTGTTCGAGGACTGCCAAAGCTGCTTCGAGGCGATCTCACGTAACTCCTTCTATCTCGGGGACGTGGGCAATGCGACCAAGATGAATCTGGTCCTGCAGATGGTTTCCGGCATCGCACTGGCCGGTATTGCCGAGGCGTTGGCTTTGG CGGATAGAGCTGGTCTTCAACAGAAGGACGTTCTCGAGGTTCTCGAGCTAACGAGCATGTCATCGGAAATGCTCCTACAGAAAGGAAAAG CCATCATAAAGGGCGAGTTCCCGACGCACCATGCGTTGAAATACATGCAGAAGGACCTGAAGCTGGCGCTCGGATTGGCCGACGGGTTGGAGCAATCCTCCCCGATCACGGCCGCCTCGAACGAGGTGTTCAAGCACGCCAAGCGTCTCGGTTACGGCTCGCACGACGCCAGTGCAGTCTATGTGCGAGCACGGTTTTAA
- the LOC131263010 gene encoding cytokine-like nuclear factor N-PAC isoform X1 gives MSDKGYAVNDLVWAKMKGFSPWPGRISVPPAELRRIPVKKNNPVKCIFFFGSNNYAWIEETQIKPYQEFKDKLLNSCKTAQFKEAVQQIEEFMVDPEKFQPLFVGENELANRPDPDVEFNKLREGGTGSGTEESGTEDTPTVNNTTTPAALETVEDGNATPLAKKTAKKKVRASLPIKLNVDKVTSATKVRAIGTKAKASPLEDVSATPTPKRKKKLLDDTGDLSGLDLDSYASPVRRSAPISHLLNRPVTVTRPDTPEIDMSTVSDAVTSRNIQASQLKFGFLGLGIMGCGIVKNLIKSGHSVVVWNRTPSKCRKFEEVGAEVAPTPCDVVEMTDVTYSCVSDPQVAKDLVFGNCGVIQASLTNKGYVEMTGIDPESSQDIAEAVVRKGGRYLEAQIQGSKTQAEEGTLIILASGDRLLFEDCQSCFEAISRNSFYLGDVGNATKMNLVLQMVSGIALAGIAEALALADRAGLQQKDVLEVLELTSMSSEMLLQKGKAIIKGEFPTHHALKYMQKDLKLALGLADGLEQSSPITAASNEVFKHAKRLGYGSHDASAVYVRARF, from the exons atgtctgACAAGGGATACGCAGTAAACGATTTGGTTTG gGCCAAAATGAAGGGTTTCTCGCCCTGGCCGGGTCGTATTTCGGTCCCACCGGCCGAGCTCCGCAGGATTCCGGTCAAAAAGAACAACCCCGTCAAATGCATATTCTTCTTCGGCAGCAACAACTA TGCTTGGATCGAGGAAACGCAGATTAAACCGTACCAGGAGTTTAAGGACAAACTGCTAAATTCATGCAAAACTGCCCAATTCAAAGAGGCTGTGCAGCAGATAGAGGAGTTCATGGTTGATCCGGAG AAATTCCAGCCCTTATTCGTGGGCGAAAACGAGTTGGCTAATCGTCCGGATCCGGATGTGGAGTTTAACAAGCTCCGCGAGGGTGGCACCGGAAGTGGTACCGAGGAAAGCGGTACTGAAGACACGCCCACGGTCAACAACACGACGACACCGGCCGCACTTGAGACGGTAGAAGATGGCAACGCCACGCCATTGGCAAAGAAGACCGCAAAGAAGAAAGTACGTGCCTCGTTGCCAATCAAGTTGAACGTGGATAAGGTG ACATCCGCCACGAAGGTTCGTGCGATCGGCACCAAAGCAAAGGCGTCCCCGCTCGAGGATGTTTCTGCAACGCCCACACCGAAGCGCAAGAAGAAGCTGCTGGACGATACCGGTGATCTGTCCGGGCTCGATCTGGATAGTTACGCCAGCCCGGTACGCCGCAGTGCACCGATTTCGCATCTGCTTAACCGCCCCGTGACCGTCACCCGCCCCGACACACCGGAGATCGACATGTCGACCGTCTCGGACGCGGTCACGTCACGTAACATTCAGGCGTCGCAGCTGAAGTTCGGCTTTCTGGGCCTCGGCATTATGGGGTGCGGCATCGTGAAAAATCTTATCAAATCCGGTCACTCGGTAGTGGTGTGGAACCGGACCCCCAGCAAGTGCCGTAAGTTCGAGGAGGTGGGCGCCGAGGTAGCCCCGACACCGTGCGATGTTGTGGAGATGACGGACGTTACGTACTCTTGCGTATCCGATCCGCAGGTGGCCAAGGAT CTGGTGTTCGGAAACTGTGGCGTTATCCAGGCATCATTGACGAACAAAGGCTATGTTGAAATGACAGGCATCGACCCCGAATCTTCTCAGGACATCGCAGAGGCCGTCGTTCGTAAGGGAGGCCGGTATTTGGAAGCACAA ATTCAAGGCTCAAAGACCCAAGCGGAGGAGGGCACACTAATCATTTTGGCGAGCGGCGATCGGTTGCTGTTCGAGGACTGCCAAAGCTGCTTCGAGGCGATCTCACGTAACTCCTTCTATCTCGGGGACGTGGGCAATGCGACCAAGATGAATCTGGTCCTGCAGATGGTTTCCGGCATCGCACTGGCCGGTATTGCCGAGGCGTTGGCTTTGG CGGATAGAGCTGGTCTTCAACAGAAGGACGTTCTCGAGGTTCTCGAGCTAACGAGCATGTCATCGGAAATGCTCCTACAGAAAGGAAAAG CCATCATAAAGGGCGAGTTCCCGACGCACCATGCGTTGAAATACATGCAGAAGGACCTGAAGCTGGCGCTCGGATTGGCCGACGGGTTGGAGCAATCCTCCCCGATCACGGCCGCCTCGAACGAGGTGTTCAAGCACGCCAAGCGTCTCGGTTACGGCTCGCACGACGCCAGTGCAGTCTATGTGCGAGCACGGTTTTAA